A window from Culex pipiens pallens isolate TS chromosome 3, TS_CPP_V2, whole genome shotgun sequence encodes these proteins:
- the LOC120413034 gene encoding LOW QUALITY PROTEIN: uncharacterized protein LOC120413034 (The sequence of the model RefSeq protein was modified relative to this genomic sequence to represent the inferred CDS: inserted 1 base in 1 codon): ALTKSNRVDFGTTIRISFRITPSSRPSSRRVPILAVTGIASQPPVGAYQLPDLEEPPSTGNVANKNRAARDISRAIDHPRQDRSRWFAATSHQPDQLPDHXERSLAPFDRLRQDRRRWSAATYFRERRIYLFLHELRHISYRSNVCRFNVAARDITRALDHPRQDRSRWFAATSHRLDQLPDHEERSLAPFDRLRQDLAGSLRWTPYDNKQKSTRYRWLGRSRHLWSGTNTVQPMLIVKAEPGTTEVETEAPEADESTPDPFGNIEPSPLSDPNRFCKNCNAREGSIWDSRLSVFPRKILNIYPASSSTTAGNTATETLISSLNEEGPKIVIKHNPANPGWTTCRVARLRATRVRASRRGRTHTRWVNLTVGLVDDYDGGSMQLGSLDLAEMEMVDLGGPIAATAGVCTTRDPRNRFRNRINNKDTLTSNSLSNIAEINSQRHFGLAELNRRRTDLEQLPATDLGGLRPPSPSCITHTMMTNAFLNPGKLRRDNSNVHHHQHGTGSHFGAYGSGPVRQIRQFSRPVPLPHGQPATSTARTAGAAAVARSHCSIAQCPPNLFIGEHHIGDRDSLQQCHLSLLLFLPADQVGSDW; this comes from the exons GCACTAACAAAATCAAACCGCGTGGATTTTGGGACGACGATCCGGATTTCATTCCGGATTACG CCCTCCTCGAGACCTTCTTCGCGCCGTGTGCCAATTCTCGCAGTGACGGGAATCGCATCACAACCTCCGGTGGGCGCCTATCAGCTTCCCGATCTAGAAGAACCGCCTAGCACCGGGAACGTGGCCAACAAGAACCG GGCCGCTCGAGACATCTCTCGCGCCATTGACCATCCTCGCCAAGACCGAAGTCGCTGGTTTGCCGCGACATCACATCAGCCGGATCAGCTTCCCGATC AAGAACGCTCGCTAGCGCCGTTTGACCGTCTGCGCCAAGACCGACGTCGCTGGTCGGCCGCAACGTATTTCCGGGAGCGGCGGATTTATCTGTTTCTTCACGAACTTCGACATATTTCGTACCGCTCCAACGTGTGCCGTTTCAACGT GGCCGCTCGAGACATCACTCGCGCCCTTGACCATCCTCGCCAAGACCGAAGTCGCTGGTTTGCCGCGACATCACATCGTCTGGATCAGCTTCCCGATCACGAAGAACGCTCGCTAGCGCCGTTTGACCGTCTGCGCCAAGACCTGGCCGGATCCCTTCGCTGGACACCGTAcgacaacaaacaaaaatcaacgCGGTATCGGTGGCTTGGACGTTCTAGACATTTATGGTCCGGGACCAACACAGTACAACCGATGCTCATCGTTAAAGCAGAGCCCGGAACCACCGAGGTGGAGACCGAGGCTCCTGAAGCAGACGAAAGCACTCCGGATCCGTTTGGCAACATCGAACCGAGTCCTTTGTCGGATCCCAACCGGTTCTGCAAAAATTGCAATGCCCGCGAAGGCTCCATCTGGGACAGTCGACTGTCGGTATTCCCGCGCAAAATTCTCAACATTTATC CAGCATCAAGCTCCACCACAGCGGGGAACACCGCAACCGAAACGCTGATCAGCAGCCTGAACGAGGAGGGACCGAAGATCGTGATCAAGCATAATCCGGCGAACCCCGGTTGGACAACATGCAGAGTGGCAAGACTACGAGCAACAAGAGTCCGAGCATCAAGGCGGGGTCGGACGCACACCCGCTGGGTCAACCTTACTGTTGGGCTAGTGGACGATTATGACGGCGGCAGCATGCAGCTGGGCAGTCTCGAT CTCGCTGAAATGGAAATGGTTGACCTCGGTGGTCCGATCGCAGCAACAGCTGGCGTTTGCACTACCAGAGATCCTAGGAATCGGTTCAGGAACCGCATCAACAACAAGGATACTCTGACGAGTAATTCGCTGTCCAACATCGCGGAGATCAACAGCCAGCGCCACTTTGGGCTTGCCGAGCTAAACAGGCGGAGAACCGATCTCGAG CAACTGCCCGCGACGGATTTGGGAGGTTTGCGACCACCGTCGCCGTCGTGCATCACCCACACGATGATGACGAACGCGTTCCTGAATCCGGGCAAGCTACGGCGGGATAACAGCAACGTACATCACCACCAGCACGGAACCGGATCACACTTTGGTGCTTACGGGTCAGGACCAGTACGTCAAATTCGGCAGTTCTCAAGACCCGTACCGTTACCTCACGGCCAGCCGGCAACTTCTACGGCCAGAACAGCCGGTGCAGCAGCAGTCGCCAGATCACACTGCTCCATCGCCCAGTGTCCTCCTAATCTGTTCATCGGTGAACATCACATTGGCGACCGGGACAGTCTTCAGCAGTGCCACTTGAGCCTTCTCCTGTTCCTTCCTGCTGATCAGGTCGGCTCTGACTGGTGA
- the LOC120413055 gene encoding NAD-dependent protein deacetylase Sirt6: MSCNYAEGLSDYKHKGVLGVPEVFDDEEAINEKCDQLAKWILGSKHVVVHTGAGISTSAGIPDFRGPNGVWTLEKRGEKPTVNVAFDEAIPTATHMGLKALVEAGHIKYVVSQNIDGLHMRSGLQRKNLAELHGNMFIEQCLKCRRQYVRATPAPTVGKKLTGDVCRGTKNSRACRGGNLIDNILDWEHDLPESDLDLSFMHSTLADLNICLGTTLQIVPSGNLPLRNKRYGGRLVICNLQPTKHDKKADLIISTYVDTIIQKVAKKLGVEIPAYTPDLDPTKEKPTTSLEWTIPTDEVKALDKIYAKTVKELAKTKKKTASSARDEKEEFKFKAKKLKKDTSGEGGREGEVKVENELND, from the exons ATGTCCTGTAACTATGCGGAAGGGTTGTCGGATTACAAACATAAGGGAGTTCTGGGAGTTCCTGAG GTTTTCGACGACGAAGAAGCTATAAACGAGAAATGTGACCAGTTGGCAAAATGGATCCTAGGATCGAAGCACGTCGTAGTTCACACTGGCGCTGGCATAAGCACGAGCGCCGGCATTCCGGACTTTCGCGGACCAAACGGTGTCTGGACGCTGGAGAAGCGCGGTGAGAAGCCCACGGTTAACGTTGCCTTTGACGAGGCCATCCCCACGGCCACCCACATGGGACTGAAGGCCCTGGTGGAAGCTGGCCACATCAAGTACGTTGTCAGTCAGAACATTGACGGGCTGCACATGCGATCCGGTCTGCAGCGAAAGAACCTGGCAGAACTGCACGGAAACATGTTTATCGAACAGTGTCTGAAATGTCGCCGGCAGTACGTGAGGGCCACACCTGCGCCAACGGTGGGGAAAAAGCTTACCGGAGACGTCTGCCGGGGAACCAAAAATAGCCGAGCCTGCCGCGGAGGCAACCTGATTGATAACATTCTGGACTGGGAGCACGACTTGCCGGAAAGCGATCTGGATTTGTCGTTTATGCATTCCACGCTGGCAGATCTGAACATTTGCCTCGGAACCACGCTGCAAATCGTCCCCAGTGGGAATCTGCCCCTGCGGAATAAACGCTACGGTGGCCGGTTGGTCATTTGCAACCTGCAGCCGACGAAGCAT GACAAAAAAGCCGATCTCATAATCTCGACGTACGTGGATACGATCATCCAGAAAGTGGCGAAAAAGCTGGGCGTTGAAATTCCCGCCTACACGCCCGACCTGGATCCCACCAAGGAGAAACCGACCACGAGTCTCGAGTGGACCATACCGACGGACGAGGTAAAAGCGCTAGATAAGATTTACGCCAAAACGGTAAAAGAGCTTGCCAAGACGAAGAAAAAGACGGCGAGTTCTGCTAGGGATGAAAAGGAGGAGTTTAAATTTAAGGCCAAAAAGCTGAAAAAGGATACCTCGGGTGAAGGAGGTAGAGAGGGGGAGGTTAAAGTGGAAAATGAATTAAATGACTAG
- the LOC120413033 gene encoding Fanconi anemia group D2 protein, protein MFKNRKTPLLAKKSSDLATIRESSSDGQPPSEPVDKVPRVDSGPAVAGENDDPFGSSQFSVPASQMCSQRRYLSQRTNLQKSQSARTSRRVPVNYFEHVLLQCQVDLDDPTSIVLRCEPIAFVRTVRTMLGTSPDYPRNVQDFVKGFEQTSRAGGEPFRKLLECCQLQNRNTGDLKPVQESLMKMLLCVEFMQLELITVLFECVERLARDGGESGLNLTGLVLSQIKYIDHTVHGSFVFNKYFEVLERCQSGALVREAIVSLQDVIDVSKQDEAFGKILELLPRAAELFTSTNLTVFCQMCLSGSTLRSTRQKVVSFVEGGCPVEVFPALVKFLLKFNGAEVDTLHENIYEIRQVVQRLVRHEDAGEKQLEEIFQSIYQALTVSGVLYDAWVKFCRMLTDEESHTAVDLLVLLMMLTVNELKSGVIQKILANKLKKQHLTVEHMEQLTKRYGAVLKTHMDCVLDFVESCLKERQTEVCEFGVMSMSYLFSANSMNNKLVLNKLVGFMCEMALINEAARNDHLIAVCMNSLSNIHEKYPNDIRNCAHILLKMMDVSTDLSLEQYRSAVSIICDAIQVPEQPISDNESWDSINIIIKKQLLSNHKEIKKKGVVGVVRMIHHLLKNSAENPPDLSSSFDSDKTIESATDIPTAAGREIGNMFNLMIASSNESNEILALCYDELAEMLNEFRNRVGKPERAFTVWLCDVITNEFQNFFVIEEIPTGDVVQFAKKLCINEATDIENTNAEAYAIAVNIADVLQHASRYSAMCFFLAMFKLMKSLQEIRYEGNLESINALLGCAIVVPTFYDEPDEKTLLETFEEDVCRQILDAYFYVANWFRELINAFIEQSDEATHKKVIQRLSSLVHLEQRLAGLLRSVDFDYVPPICDFLTKPPPKAVARFGRDPSAKPSATQNATRTQLDQTNRNRSADGADADCESVLARYRVGFRAMDGNTISLLRETLILDHKLPDDRVGQALGLTEYRFLLETLTSGIEAKVSSRAKQHFPYKLEVILEVLPLVVENYTKIKAKRRELSHSTDKEIQVEFKALTSCFNWSLRFFTGIVQLVKLNPELLEKTLNILNKLTPSSDADDTNDALVEQILSSELSHKNACKDLFSANCLYNFAIALKSSAPSANSAATIATFCQKFICTDFHRKTGTTNHLNQLLQGTFAIADFTKIKRLTKALAEDLLASKNDTHLLAGLQRPHYPLLFKELAKAFIAHLQAELRSRKTTVQRFVLWEQSCEILKQFSEVAKQADNFKIYGCYMRYGHTYIKLFQQLGLKTLEDMLKASADRVSHLLSTLQHSTRYLHNICCHSKSAKDKSLAAQVPFIRETVENLIYSVKAVLAANDCSDVFWMGNLKNKDLRGDLLLSQQEPDEMDDDDDDQEDDGDIGDFLSDDEEGAGGDAGRIATTMNRRESMRSSQSKCF, encoded by the exons atgttcaaaaaccgCAAAACGCCACTGCTGGCGAAGAAATCCTCCGACCTGGCCACCATCCGGGAGTCCAGCAGTGATGGCCAACCGCCGTCGGAACCGGTGGATAAGGTGCCTCGCGTGGATTCTGGACCAGCGGTAGCTGGGGAAAACGATGATCCGTTCGGGTCGAGCCAGTTTTCGGTTCCGGCCAGCCAGATGTGCAGCCAGCGGCGGTACCTGTCGCAGCGGACCAATCTGCAAAAGTCGCAAAGTGCGCGCACGTCCCGCCGCGTTCCGGTCAACTATTTCGAGCATGTGCTGCTCCAGTGTCAG GTGGATCTAGACGACCCCACCTCGATCGTGCTGCGCTGCGAACCCATCGCGTTCGTGCGCACCGTCCGCACCATGCTGGGCACCTCGCCGGACTACCCCCGCAACGTGCAGGACTTTGTGAAGGGTTTCGAGCAGACGAGTCGTGCCGGCGGCGAACCGTTCCGCAAGCTGCTCGAGTGCTGCCAGCTGCAGAACCGAAACACGGGCGACCTGAAGCCGGTCCAGGAAAGTCTGATGAAGATGCTGCTGTGCGTGGAGTTTATGCAGCTGGAGTTGATCACGGTGCTGTTTGAGTGCGTCGAGCGGTTGGCTCGGGACGGAGGGGAGAGCGGGTTGAACCTGACGGGGTTGGTGCTGTCGCAGATCAAGTACATTGATCATACGGTGCACGGGAGCTTCGTGTTCAACAAGTACTTTGAGGTGCTGGAGCGCTGTCAGAGTGGCGCGTTGGTTCGGGAGGCGATCGTGTCGTTGCAGGACGTGATTGATGTTTCCAAGCAAGATGAAGCGTTTGGGAAGATTTTGGAGTTGTTGCCGCGGGCGGCCGAGCTTTTCACGTCGACCAATTTGACGGTCTTTTGCCAGATGTGTCTGAGCGGGTCCACGCTTAGGTCTACCCGACAGAAGGTGGTAAGTTTCGTGGAGGGTGGATGTCCGGTTGAGGTGTTCCCGGCACTGGTGAAGTTCTTGCTGAAGTTTAACGGCGCAGAGGTTGACACGTTGCACGAGAATATCTACGAGATTCGTCAGGTGGTGCAGAGGTTGGTGCGGCACGAGGACGCCGGTGAGAAGCAGTTGGAGGAGATTTTCCAATCGATTTACCAGGCGTTGACCGTATCGGGTGTGTTGTACGATGCCTGGGTCAAATTTTGCCGGATGTTGACGGACGAGGAGTCGCACACGGCGGTAGATTTGCTGGTTCTGCTGATGATGTTGACGGTGAACGAGCTGAAGAGTGGGGTGATACAGAAGATTCTGGCCAACAAGTTGAAGAAGCAACACTTGACGGTGGAGCACATGGAGCAGCTGACGAAGCGGTACGGAGCCGTGCTGAAGACGCACATGGACTGCGTGCTGGACTTTGTCGAGTCCTGTTTGAAGGAGAGACAAACTGAGGTGTGCGAATTTGGCGTCATGTCGATGAGTTACCTCTTCTCGGCGAACAGCATGAACAACAAGTTGGTGCTGAACAAGCTGGTTGGATTCATGTGCGAGATGGCGCTCATCAACGAAGCAGCACGAAACGATCATCTGATCGCGGTCTGCATGAACTCGCTGTCGAACATCCACGAGAAGTATCCGAATGATATCCGGAACTGTGCGCACATTCTGCTGAAGATGATGGACGTATCGACGGACCTGAGTTTGGAGCAGTACCGTTCGGCGGTGAGCATAATCTGCGATGCGATCCAGGTTCCAGAGCAGCCCATCAGCGATAACGAGTCCTGGGACAGCATCAACATTATCATCAAGAAGCAACTGCTCAGCAATCACaaggaaataaagaaaaaggGCGTCGTTGGGGTCGTTCGAATGATTCACCATCTGCTGAAGAATTCGGCCGAAAATCCGCCCGACTTGTCGTCCAGTTTCGACTCGGACAAAACCATCGAATCCGCTACGGACATTCCAACGGCAGCCGGTCGCGAAATCGGAAACATGTTTAACCTGATGATCGCGTCCTCGAACGAATCGAATGAAATTCTAGCGCTTTGCTACGACGAACTCGCGGAAATGTTGAACGAGTTCAGAAACCGCGTCGGAAAACCGGAGCGAGCCTTCACGGTGTGGCTGTGCGACGTCATTACGAACGAGTTCCAGAACTTTTTCGTGATCGAGGAAATCCCAACCGGAGACGTGGTGCAGTTCGCCAAAAAGTTGTGCATCAACGAAGCGACCGATATTGAGAACACAAATGCGGAAGCGTACGCCATAGCGGTCAACATCGCTGACGTTCTGCAGCACGCGAGCCGGTACTCGGCCATGTGCTTCTTCCTGGCGATGTTCAAGCTGATGAAGTCACTGCAGGAGATTCGGTACGAGGGCAACTTGGAGTCGATCAACGCCCTGCTGGGCTGTGCCATCGTGGTTCCGACCTTTTACGACGAACCTGACGAGAAGACGCTGCTCGAGACGTTCGAAGAGGACGTTTGTCGGCAGATTTTGGACGCGTACTTTTACGTGGCCAACTGGTTCCGCGAGCTGATCAACGCCTTCATTGAGCAGTCGGACGAGGCAACGCACAAAAAGGTGATCCAACGGCTGTCTTCACTCGTTCATCTCGAACAACGCCTCGCGGGACTTCTCCGCTCTGTAGACTTTGACTACGTTCCACCGATCTGTGATTTCTTGACCAAACCTCCGCCAAAGGCAGTGGCACGCTTTGGCCGAGACCCGTCCGCAAAGCCGAGCGCCACCCAAAACGCAACCCGAACTCAGCTGGACCAGACCAACCGGAATCGCTCGGCGGACGGAGCAGACGCGGACTGCGAATCCGTACTGGCTCGCTATCGTGTAGGATTCCGGGCGATGGACGGCAACACGATTTCGTTGCTGCGGGAAACGTTGATCCTGGACCACAAGCTTCCGGATGATCGAGTTGGTCAAGCGCTGGGATTAACCGAGTACCGCTTTCTGCTCGAGACCCTCACCAGTGGAATCGAGGCGAAGGTCAGCTCGCGAGCTAAGCAGCACTTTCCGTACAAACTGGAAGTTATTCTGGAGGTTCTGCCCCTCGTCGTGGAGAACTACACCAAGATCAAAGCGAAACGTCGCGAGTTGAGCCATTCCACGGACAAAGAGATCCAAGTGGAGTTCAAAGCGCTAACGAGCTGCTTCAACTGGTCACTTCGCTTCTTCACCGGCATCGTTCAGTTGGTCAAGCTGAACCCTGAACTGCTGGAGAAAACGCTGAACATCCTGAACAAGTTGACACCTTCCTCCGACGCTGACGACACCAACGACGCGCTCGTGGAGCAGATCCTGTCCTCGGAACTAAGCCACAAAAACGCCTGCAAAGACCTGTTCAGCGCCAACtgcctctacaactttgccatcGCCCTCAAATCCAGCGCTCCCTCCGCCAACTCCGCCGCAACGATCGCGACCTTCTGTCAAAAGTTCATCTGCACCGACTTCCACCGCAAAACCGGCACCACCAACCACCTGAACCAGCTTCTCCAGGGAACCTTCGCGATCGCCGACTTCACCAAGATCAAACGCCTCACCAAAGCGCTGGCCGAAGATCTACTCGCGTCCAAAAACGACACCCACCTACTTGCCGGACTCCAGCGACCGCACTACCCTCTGCTCTTCAAAGAACTCGCCAAAGCGTTCATCGCGCACCTCCAGGCCGAGCTGCGATCGCGCAAAACCACCGTCCAACGATTCGTCCTATGGGAGCAGTCCTGCGAAATCCTCAAACAGTTCTCCGAGGTTGCCAAACAAGCGGACAACTTCAAGATCTACGGCTGCTATATGCGCTACGGCCACACCTACATCAAGCTCTTCCAACAGCTCGGACTCAAAACCCTCGAAGACATGCTGAAAGCGTCCGCCGATCGCGTCTCCCACCTACTCAGCACCCTGCAGCACAGCACGCGCTACCTGCACAACATCTGCTGCCACTCGAAGAGCGCCAAGGACAAAAGCCTGGCGGCGCAGGTTCCCTTCATACGGGAAACCGTTGAAAATCTCATCTACAGCGTGAAAGCGGTGCTCGCGGCGAACGATTGCTCGGACGTGTTCTGGATGGGGAATCTGAAGAACAAGGACCTCAGGGGGGATCTGCTGCTGTCGCAGCAGGAACCGGATGAgatggacgacgacgacgatgatcagGAGGACGATGGAGATATTGGTGATTTTCTGAGCGATGACGAGGAAGGGGCAGGTGGTGATGCAGGGCGGATTGCAACCACAATGAATCGAAGGGAGTCTATGCGGTCGTCGCAGAGCAAGTGCTTCTGA